In a single window of the Ancylobacter polymorphus genome:
- a CDS encoding DUF1153 domain-containing protein — protein sequence MTEPYRPRVKYVIGPDGSPLTIADLPPPNTRRWVIRRKAEVVAAVRGGLLSLEEACSRYTLTTEEFLSWQASIDRHGLAGLRTTRIQQYRQ from the coding sequence ATGACAGAACCCTATCGCCCGAGGGTGAAGTATGTAATCGGGCCGGACGGAAGTCCGTTGACCATTGCCGATCTGCCCCCGCCGAACACCCGGCGCTGGGTCATCCGCCGCAAGGCGGAAGTCGTTGCCGCCGTCCGCGGCGGGCTCCTCAGCCTGGAGGAAGCCTGCAGCCGCTATACGTTGACCACGGAAGAATTTCTGTCCTGGCAGGCCTCCATCGACCGCCACGGCCTCGCCGGCCTGCGCACCACGCGCATCCAGCAATACCGGCAGTAA
- a CDS encoding alpha-D-ribose 1-methylphosphonate 5-triphosphate diphosphatase: MNETVYANALLVLEDEVRPGHLVVRDGIIAEIGEGTAPRGAIDMGGDHVLPGFVELHTDHVEGHLYPRPRVTWNAFAAVTAYDAQIAASGITTVFDSLRVWPDKRAAGMDGDAALLAATVREAGDAGVLRAEHFVHLRCEVTADGVVEEAGALLDEAGVRLISLMDHTPGQRQFMTEAQFRSYYKKKSGMSDAELDLIVSERQEAHARYARPNRARLVEMARAQGIVLASHDDATDDHVAEAIGDGVAIAEFPTTDRAADASHAAGIRVLMGAPNIVRGGSHTGNVAAESLARRGVLDILSSDYVPGSLLLAAFDLPARTEGVITLPQAVAMVSANPAQAAGLSDRGRLAPGLRADFIRVSAAGAGPAARAVWRQGERVA; the protein is encoded by the coding sequence ATGAACGAGACGGTCTACGCCAACGCCCTGCTGGTGCTGGAAGACGAGGTGCGCCCCGGCCATCTCGTGGTGCGCGACGGGATCATCGCCGAGATCGGCGAGGGCACGGCACCGCGCGGCGCCATCGACATGGGCGGCGACCATGTGCTGCCCGGCTTTGTCGAACTGCACACCGATCATGTGGAAGGCCATCTCTACCCGCGCCCGCGCGTGACCTGGAACGCCTTCGCGGCGGTGACCGCCTATGACGCGCAGATCGCCGCTTCCGGCATCACCACCGTGTTCGATTCGCTGCGGGTGTGGCCGGACAAGCGCGCGGCCGGCATGGATGGCGACGCGGCGCTGCTCGCCGCCACGGTGCGCGAGGCGGGCGACGCCGGCGTGCTGCGGGCGGAACATTTCGTGCATCTGCGCTGCGAAGTGACCGCCGACGGCGTGGTGGAGGAAGCGGGCGCGCTGCTCGACGAGGCCGGCGTGCGGCTGATCTCGCTGATGGACCACACGCCGGGGCAGCGCCAGTTCATGACAGAGGCGCAGTTCCGCAGCTATTACAAGAAGAAGAGCGGCATGAGCGACGCCGAGCTCGACCTCATCGTTTCCGAGCGGCAGGAGGCGCATGCCCGCTACGCCCGACCCAACCGCGCCCGGCTGGTGGAGATGGCCCGCGCGCAGGGCATCGTGCTGGCGAGCCATGACGACGCCACCGACGATCACGTCGCCGAGGCGATCGGGGACGGGGTGGCGATCGCCGAATTTCCCACCACCGACCGCGCGGCGGACGCCTCGCATGCCGCTGGCATCCGCGTGCTGATGGGCGCGCCCAACATCGTGCGCGGCGGCTCGCACACCGGCAATGTCGCCGCCGAGAGCCTGGCGCGGCGGGGCGTGCTCGACATTCTCTCCTCCGACTATGTGCCCGGCAGCCTGCTGCTGGCGGCGTTCGACCTGCCGGCGCGTACGGAAGGCGTCATCACCCTGCCGCAGGCGGTGGCGATGGTGAGCGCCAATCCGGCGCAGGCGGCGGGGCTCAGCGATCGCGGCCGGCTGGCGCCGGGGCTGCGGGCGGATTTCATCCGCGTCTCGGCGGCCGGGGCCGGCCCGGCGGCGCGGGCGGTGTGGCGGCAGGGGGAGCGCGTGGCGTGA
- the phnN gene encoding phosphonate metabolism protein/1,5-bisphosphokinase (PRPP-forming) PhnN — protein sequence MNGEAMVAQALDVGEKLGPGLLVLVVGPSGAGKDTLLAYARARLAERTDLRFARRRITRPADATENHIALDERDFAQGVALGSFPLYWRANGLSYALGAEVAEDILAGCTVVANGSRAAVSEARRRFARVKIVHVTAPVEMLAARIAARGRESAQDVLARLKREPALDAPPDLTVLNVGTVETAGAALADFLGGLG from the coding sequence GTGAACGGCGAGGCAATGGTGGCGCAGGCTCTGGACGTGGGCGAAAAACTCGGCCCCGGCCTGCTGGTGCTGGTGGTCGGCCCCTCGGGCGCCGGCAAGGACACGCTGCTCGCCTATGCCCGCGCGCGGCTGGCCGAGCGCACCGACCTGCGCTTCGCCCGCCGGCGCATCACCCGGCCGGCGGATGCCACCGAGAACCATATCGCGCTGGACGAGCGCGATTTCGCGCAAGGCGTCGCGCTTGGCAGCTTCCCGCTCTACTGGCGGGCCAACGGGCTCAGCTACGCGCTGGGGGCGGAGGTGGCGGAGGATATTCTCGCCGGCTGCACCGTGGTCGCCAATGGCTCGCGCGCGGCGGTGAGCGAGGCGCGCCGCCGCTTCGCCCGGGTGAAGATTGTGCATGTCACCGCGCCGGTGGAGATGCTGGCCGCGCGCATCGCCGCGCGGGGGCGCGAGAGCGCGCAGGACGTGCTCGCCCGGCTGAAGCGCGAGCCCGCGCTCGACGCCCCGCCGGACCTCACCGTGCTGAATGTCGGGACGGTGGAGACCGCCGGCGCGGCGCTGGCGGATTTTCTGGGCGGGCTCGGCTGA
- the phnL gene encoding phosphonate C-P lyase system protein PhnL, which translates to MATNPILSVSGVAKTFILHLREGARLPVVNGAGFDLYAGECVALGGPSGAGKSSLLKMVYGNYRVDDGAIRVRDGDEVVDVATAPPRRLIRLRDTAMGYVSQFLRVIPRVGALDVVAEPLIHDGVAAEEAVARAGELLARLNLPERLWALPPATFSGGEQQRVNIARGLIAHRPLLLMDEPTASLDAANRAVVVELIEEKKRAGVAILGIFHDAEVREAVCDRVIDVTSFGQVAA; encoded by the coding sequence ATGGCGACTAACCCCATCCTTTCCGTTTCCGGCGTCGCCAAGACCTTCATCCTGCATCTGCGCGAAGGGGCACGGCTGCCCGTGGTCAACGGCGCCGGCTTCGACCTCTATGCCGGCGAGTGCGTGGCGCTCGGCGGGCCTTCGGGCGCGGGCAAAAGCTCGCTGCTGAAGATGGTGTACGGCAATTACCGCGTCGATGACGGCGCGATCCGCGTGCGCGATGGCGACGAGGTGGTGGATGTCGCCACCGCGCCGCCGCGCCGGCTGATCCGCTTGCGCGACACCGCCATGGGCTATGTCAGCCAGTTCCTGCGGGTGATCCCCCGCGTCGGCGCCCTCGACGTGGTGGCCGAACCGCTGATCCATGACGGCGTGGCGGCGGAGGAGGCGGTGGCGCGGGCGGGCGAGCTGCTCGCCCGGCTGAACCTGCCGGAGCGGCTGTGGGCCCTGCCGCCCGCCACCTTCTCCGGCGGCGAGCAGCAGCGGGTGAACATCGCGCGCGGGCTCATCGCCCATCGCCCGCTGCTCCTGATGGACGAGCCGACCGCCTCGCTGGACGCGGCCAATCGTGCCGTGGTGGTGGAACTGATCGAGGAGAAGAAGCGGGCCGGCGTCGCCATTCTCGGCATTTTCCACGATGCGGAAGTGCGCGAGGCGGTGTGCGACCGGGTGATCGACGTGACGAGCTTCGGCCAGGTGGCGGCGTGA